The DNA segment ACGTATAACATGGAAGtgaaaccaacaacaacaacaacaaacccagtacaggtggggtctgaggaggagggtagtgtgtacgcataccttactcCTACTTAGTGAAGATAGAGAGATTGCTTCCGATAGACTCTCGGCTCAGGAAATGGAAGTGAAACCATCACTACATGAAGGGGAaaaaaggagggggggggggaggcaTACACTATGGAGTCTACTagacaacatcaataacatcccagtataatcccacaagtggggtctggggagggtaatatgtacgcagaccttacccctaccccgagggacagagaggctgtttccaggagaccctcggctcaagagatcaacaagagacgatatattagtactatcaatagactcataataaaataacataaaataacaacaatataagaaatataggaaatacgaaaaggatggaaagtatactaatatccaacagataaagccctgcatcagtagctgaccagtagcatcctaagactaactcctaactggctagtcttaCTCTAGTGcgttgtagaaatattcacaacttccccctaacctacaaccttaatgctcgacctccgcAATtctctgtcaagggccatgtcctcagtaatcctaagtcgtgccatgtcctgcctgatcacctctccccaatacttcttaggtctccctctacctctcctcgtgcccactacagccagtcgctcacacctcctcactggtgcatcagtgctactcctctgaatgtgcccgaaccatctgagtcttgcttcccgcatcttgtcctctatgggggtcacgcccaccttctctcgaatatcttcattcctaatcctatccatccttgtatgcccgctcatccatctcaacatcctcatctctgctactttcatcttctggatgtgtgagtccTTAATCGGCCAACACTCAGTCTCATACAACATAGCAGGTCTAatcactgctctataaaacttaccttttagtaacggtggcactttcttgtcacacaagactctcgtcgctaacctccacttcacccacccacccctatacggtgtgtgacatcctcatcgatctccccgatcccctgaataactgacccaaggtacttgaaactacccctcttagggatggcttgagagtcaagcctcacacTTCCATTCCTGCTTCCGTCGGCtcgaccccaaatttgcactcgaggtattccgtcttcgtcctgctcaacctgaaacctttagactcaagggcatgtctccaaacctctagcctctcgttgacgccgcatcgtgtctcgtcaattaggactatgtcatcaacaaatagcatgcaccatggcacctccccttgaatatgatgcgtcatgacatccatcaccagggcaaataggaaagggctgaacgcagacccttggtgcaactctgtaacaaccggaaaatggtcggagtcgcctcctactgtcctaacccgagtcttagctccatcatacatgtctttaatcaccctaatgtaggcaaccgggacccctttagcctctaggcatctccataagacctccctaggaaccctgtcgtacgctttctctagatcgataaacaccatgtggagatccttcttcttatccctgtattgttccaccatccacCTTATTTGGTAGATCGCctcggcatgaacccgaactggttatctgaaatagacaccgtccttcgcactctcatttctaccactctctcccagactttcatggtatgactcagtaatttgatacccctatagttgttacagctctggatatcgcctttgttcttatacagcggaaccattgtactccacctccactctacaggcattctattagtcttgaatataacattgaacaacccagtaagccattccaagcttGGTCTACCCACCCACCTCCAaagctcaaccggaatttcgtctggcccggtagctctgcccctcctcatcttacgcattgcctccatgacctcatcgacctcaatgtccccataataacttaattcatggggactgtcggcattcctcaattcacctagcaCAATATCCTGATGCCCTtcttcattcagaagtttatgaaagtaggtctgtcatctcctcttaatctagtcatcccccatcaaaactttgtcgtcatcatcttttatgcacctcacttggtccagatcccgagccgtcctctctcttaccttagcgagtcggaataacttcttctcccctcctttgttccctagttcctcatacagacgagcaaaaatTGTCGCCTTAGCCTCCATTACTGCCATCTTcccctccttcctagctaccttatatctctcactgttcgctctcttctcctcctctccaGTACTCCCTACGAACTGCAGGTACGccgccttcttcgcttccactgtactttggacaactgcattccaccaccagtctcctttgtggccaccggtgcggcccgaagatatccctaacacctctctctcCGCCTTCCTTATACAGTcagccgtcgtcgaccacatagtgtttgcgtccccactacttctccaagctcccattgccaataaccttccttccaactcctgagctttatttttagtcaaggcgccccacctaataccaatgtccatcaccaaaagcctatgttgcGTTGCTAGGAGGATTAAAAATCATGGGCGCATTCAATAAGCTCAAACAATAAAAAACAACTCAAACTGTCATAATACAACAGTAGTCGGCAATAAGAGCTCTCACACTGAGGATAGACTAACAACTTTTCTAACCTTTCGCATTTCTTTTTTGTGTTTCCTCTACCACATTTTATGGGACAATATGGGATTGGATAAGAATATTAAAATGTAAAATGTCTAGACAAAACAATTAcacaaatactaattaaactaTGGTATTTAAAATGGACAGCAAGCACTGAGCAGTAGCAGAGATAGAAATATTACTAAGGgtgtcaaaatataaaataaaaaaaacatacgaagaaaataagggaattcaaCATATAGTATATATGCATAAAAATAGATTTTTGACCTAGCTAAACAGTGTAATTTTCTGGTAATTGACACCCCTTAACATAAGGTGGCTTCGCAACTGGGACCAAGGTGGGAAACACATAAAATAGGATAGTactacaataacaacaacatgcCCAGCATAATttcacaagtgaggtctggggagggtaatgtgtacacaGTCCTTACTCTACTTGGGGAGTTAGacaggctgtttccgatagaccctcggcccAAAAGAAGGTGGAAAGGAagaagggaagaagaagaagaagaaagagggggGAGAAAGATAGATGAGGGAGACAAAAGACGATaaggaaaaagaggagaaaaagtaGCATCAGATTAGTAACAATCAGGGAGCAACAATTTCcaataaaagagagaaagagtagcatcaaataataataatcagGGAGCAACAATTTCCAGTAGCAATTTACAAAAACACTGGACTTGTTTGCTAAGTACAAGATATAATAACAAACTAAAAGGAAGTAACATTCAACCAACAACAAGAATAATACTAGTACTATTGTTAACCTAGTAGAAACTCAAACTACCTGTCAACCCACCaccttaatcctcgacctccacaccttcctatcgttggtcatgtcctcggtcaggTGAAGCGCCGACATGTCctgtctaatcacctctcccaAAAACTTCTTTGGCCTACTCTTGCCCTTCCTCAAGCCCGCCatggtcaacctctcacacctcctaaccgggtCATCTATGTCTCTCCTTCTCACATGCTCACATAAAATAGGATAGTACTATTAAGGGAAaatggaaaaggaaaaagagaggcaGCATGAATATGAACAAGATGCAGGTCAATCTGTAGTATGATTTGACCAGAAAGTGGAATACTAAATGGAAAAAAAGGCTTCAGCAGAAAGGCATTTAAGCCAAAATGGAAGACACAACAATAAGTCAAAATCTAAGAGAGCAAGCAGTATAATGCTTTCTCATAGTAATATTAAAACAAGTTAATCCACTTGTGTAATATCAAATAAAGTGGTGATTCATAATAGTCCAGCAAATGTTGCCACTCTCTATGGCTAATTCAAAATTAATGAAGCCTCATGTCAGAAGGAATCGTACAACTTCTTATCGAATTTTTCCTGCTAATTACAAACTTGGATGGAGGATAAATTTCCAACAGAATCAAAACCATCAACATGCTTGAAGGGCCAGACAAACGGATAGATACGGGGTGTGCATACCTAAACTCAGCCCAAAGTGCATAATTTGGAAATTTTAACTACATATCGAATTGAACATGGTACGGCTGTCAATCTCATAACAAAACATAAATCATCAACAATGGTGAGAGTTAATGCTGGAGGCTTCAAATGAGAGAAACAAATATTTATGcaaacatcttttttttttaagataATGGTGGTGTCTAGATCAATGGCGCGCACCTTCAACTAATTCATTGGGCACTTCTACCTCCGACCACATGTACCAAGTAAATCTGTCCCGAGACTTAGGCAGATAGAGAGAATTCACCTAGTGTGCCCTATATTTCCTAATATCTCTACCCACCAGAAGTGCCACGGAATACTAATTTAAACCAAAGACGACACATCACTAACTGAAATGAAGTGGAAGGATATGCTCGTTGAAACAGAAAAAGCATAGGCAACCTAATGATCATTTTAGAAATGCTGCAATCACACAATAAACTCAAACAAAGGCTTTACCTATTAGGTAGTA comes from the Nicotiana sylvestris chromosome 4, ASM39365v2, whole genome shotgun sequence genome and includes:
- the LOC138890595 gene encoding uncharacterized protein; translated protein: MDIGIRWGALTKNKAQELEGRLLAMGAWRSSGDANTMWSTTADCIRKAEREVLGISSGRTGGHKGDWWWNAVVQSTVEAKKAAYLQFVGSTGEEEKRANSERYKVARKEGKMAVMEAKATIFARLYEELGNKGGEKKLFRLAKDIVLGELRNADSPHELSYYGDIEVDEVMEAMRKMRRGRATGPDEIPVELWRWVGRPSLEWLTGLFNVIFKTNRMPVEWRWRLTHPEDESSRDEDVEMDERAYKDG